From the Pseudomonas putida genome, one window contains:
- a CDS encoding TetR/AcrR family transcriptional regulator: protein MNRTATPRKPRASSQARIEAILAAARELLAEQGVAALSIYSVAERAQIPPSSVYHFFASVPALLEALTADVHRAFREALSAPIDSSAFASWHELSRLIEQRMLDIYNEDAAARQLILAQHGLSEVVQADRQHDMELGDLMQKLFDQHFHLPAMPADVDVFALAMELSDRVYARSVQLHEAITPRMAEEGKRVFEAYLGLYLPPFLAKRSA from the coding sequence ATGAACCGCACCGCCACCCCACGCAAGCCCCGCGCCAGCAGCCAGGCCAGGATCGAAGCGATCCTGGCGGCCGCGCGCGAGCTGCTGGCTGAACAAGGGGTGGCGGCCCTGTCGATCTACAGCGTGGCCGAGCGGGCACAGATTCCGCCTTCGTCGGTCTACCACTTCTTTGCCAGCGTCCCGGCCTTGCTGGAAGCGCTGACCGCTGATGTGCACCGGGCATTTCGCGAGGCCTTGAGTGCGCCCATCGACAGCAGCGCGTTTGCCAGCTGGCATGAGCTGTCGCGGTTGATCGAGCAGCGCATGCTCGACATCTACAACGAGGATGCGGCAGCGCGGCAGTTGATCCTGGCCCAGCATGGGCTCAGTGAAGTGGTGCAGGCCGATCGCCAACACGACATGGAGCTGGGCGACTTGATGCAGAAGTTGTTCGATCAGCACTTTCACCTACCGGCGATGCCGGCCGATGTGGACGTGTTTGCCCTGGCTATGGAGCTGAGCGACCGGGTGTATGCGCGGTCGGTGCAGCTGCATGAGGCGATCACCCCACGAATGGCCGAGGAAGGCAAGCGGGTGTTCGAGGCGTATCTGGGGCTTTATCTGCC
- the gshA gene encoding glutamate--cysteine ligase: MSDLLNRRLSLLGANLPLLKQCLHGIERECLRVTDEGRLAQTPHPEALGSALTNEQITTDYSESLLEFITPALPDPAKVLESLEQTHRFVYSKLGDEFLWSPSMPCTLPAEEDIPIAEYGTSNIGKLKHVYRKGLALRYGRTMQCIAGIHYNFSLPEALWPLLRDAEGGEESDRDYQSSAYIALIRNFRRYSWLLMYLFGASPALDKGFLRGRPHQLEELDAETLYLPYATSLRMSDLGYQSNAQAGLTPCYNNLASYTDSLRKAVGTPYPPYVEVGTHVDGEWVQLNTNILQIENEYYSNIRPKRVTYTGERPIQALTSRGVQYVEVRCLDINPFLPVGIDLTEARFLDAFLLFCALEESPQLDNGECGQCTSNFLTVVKEGRRPGLELQRNGQPVALREWATELISRIGQLATLLDSAQGGDEHAKALATQQAKVDDASLTPSAQVLARMTEHDETFVQFSLRQSRLHAETFREQPLSVAEQQAFETLARESLAKQSELEQEEVGDFDLFVGAYQASILAISN, translated from the coding sequence TTGAGCGACCTCCTCAACCGCCGCCTGAGCTTGCTCGGCGCCAATCTTCCCCTGCTCAAGCAGTGCCTGCACGGTATTGAGCGCGAATGCCTGCGCGTTACCGACGAAGGTCGCCTGGCCCAGACCCCGCACCCGGAAGCACTGGGATCGGCGCTGACCAACGAGCAGATCACCACCGACTACTCCGAATCGCTGCTGGAGTTCATCACCCCGGCCCTGCCTGACCCGGCCAAGGTGCTCGAAAGCCTCGAACAGACCCACCGCTTCGTCTACAGCAAGCTCGGCGACGAATTCCTGTGGAGCCCGTCGATGCCCTGCACGCTGCCGGCCGAGGAAGACATCCCGATCGCCGAGTACGGCACTTCGAACATCGGCAAGCTCAAGCACGTCTACCGCAAGGGCCTGGCCCTGCGTTACGGCCGCACCATGCAGTGCATCGCCGGTATCCATTACAACTTCTCGCTGCCTGAAGCGCTGTGGCCACTGTTGCGCGATGCCGAAGGTGGCGAGGAAAGCGACCGCGACTACCAGTCCTCGGCATACATCGCGCTGATCCGCAACTTCCGCCGCTACAGCTGGCTGCTGATGTACCTGTTCGGCGCCTCGCCGGCACTGGACAAGGGCTTCCTGCGTGGCCGCCCGCACCAGCTCGAAGAGCTGGACGCCGAAACCCTGTACCTACCCTACGCCACCAGCCTGCGCATGAGCGACCTGGGCTACCAAAGCAACGCCCAGGCCGGCCTCACGCCCTGCTACAACAACCTCGCCAGCTACACCGACAGCCTGCGCAAGGCCGTGGGCACGCCCTACCCGCCTTACGTCGAGGTCGGTACGCATGTGGATGGCGAATGGGTGCAGTTGAACACCAACATCCTGCAGATCGAGAACGAGTACTACTCGAACATCCGCCCGAAACGCGTCACCTACACCGGCGAGCGGCCGATCCAGGCGCTGACCTCGCGCGGCGTGCAGTACGTCGAAGTGCGCTGCCTGGACATCAACCCGTTCCTGCCGGTCGGTATCGACCTGACCGAAGCGCGCTTCCTCGACGCCTTCCTGCTGTTCTGCGCCCTTGAAGAGAGCCCGCAGCTGGACAACGGCGAGTGCGGCCAGTGCACCAGCAACTTCCTTACCGTGGTCAAGGAAGGCCGTCGCCCGGGCCTGGAACTGCAGCGCAACGGCCAGCCTGTTGCCCTGCGCGAATGGGCCACCGAGCTGATCAGCCGCATCGGCCAGCTGGCGACCTTGCTCGACAGCGCTCAGGGTGGTGACGAACACGCCAAGGCCCTGGCCACCCAGCAGGCCAAGGTCGATGACGCCTCGCTGACCCCGTCGGCCCAGGTGCTGGCGCGCATGACCGAGCACGACGAAACCTTCGTCCAGTTCTCCCTGCGCCAGAGCCGCCTGCATGCCGAGACCTTCCGCGAGCAACCGCTGTCGGTCGCGGAGCAACAGGCCTTCGAGACCTTGGCCCGCGAGTCGCTCGCCAAGCAGTCCGAGCTGGAACAGGAGGAAGTCGGTGACTTCGACCTGTTCGTCGGTGCCTACCAGGCCAGCATCCTGGCGATCAGCAACTGA
- a CDS encoding PaaI family thioesterase, with product MDIAKELVQSAYSQLLGCRVQRLDTGVAEVALALEPHLRNRGQKLHGGAIFSLVDITMGLACSASHGFDQQSVTIECKINYMRAVSDGEVLCTARVLHAGRRTLVVDADVVQGDKLVAKAQGTFAVL from the coding sequence ATGGACATCGCCAAGGAACTGGTCCAGAGCGCCTACAGCCAGCTCCTTGGCTGCCGCGTGCAACGCCTGGATACAGGCGTTGCCGAGGTGGCCTTGGCGCTCGAGCCGCACCTGCGCAACCGCGGCCAGAAGCTGCACGGCGGGGCAATCTTCAGCCTTGTGGACATCACCATGGGCCTGGCTTGCTCGGCCAGCCACGGTTTCGACCAGCAGAGCGTGACCATCGAATGCAAGATCAACTACATGCGCGCCGTCAGCGACGGTGAAGTGCTGTGCACCGCCCGAGTGCTGCACGCCGGGCGCCGTACCCTGGTGGTCGACGCCGACGTAGTTCAAGGCGACAAACTGGTGGCAAAAGCGCAAGGAACCTTCGCGGTTCTCTAG
- a CDS encoding Tex family protein has translation MDSINSRIAEELGVRPQQVEAAVGLLDEGSTVPFIARYRKEVTGSLDDTQLRHLEERLRYLRELDERRASILSSIEEQGKLTPELAREIKLADTKTRLEDLYLPYKQKRRTKGQIALEAGLGELADGLFNDPNLAPESEAARFVDAEKGVADVKAALEGAKYILMERFAEDAALLDKLRNFLKQEAVLSARVVAGKEEEGAKFRDYFAHDELLRTAPSHRALAIFRGRNEGVLSASLKVGEELPGTLHPCELMIGNHVGIENRSRPADKWLGEVVRWTWKVKLYTHLETDLFGELRDNAEGEAINVFAHNLHDLLLAAPAGPRATLGFDPGLRTGCKIAVVDATGKLLDYTTVYPHAPKNDWDRTISIMAALCAKHSVELIAIGNGTASRESDKLVAELVKKYPALKITKIMVSEAGASVYSASELAAREFPDLDVSIRGAVSIARRLQDPLAELVKIDPKSIGVGQYQHDVSQIKLARGLDAVVEDCVNAVGVDVNTASVALLTRISGLNATLAQNIVAHRDANGPFATRAALKKVSRLGEKTFEQAAGFLRVMNGDNPLDASAVHPEAYPLVQRIAAGTDRDIRSLIGDSGFLKRLDPKKFTDETFGLPTVTDILQELDKPGRDPRPEFKTATFQDGVEDLKDLEPGMILEGVVTNVTNFGAFVDIGVHQDGLVHISALSEKFVKDPREAVKAGDVVKVKVMEVDIPRKRVGLSMRMSDTPGEKVEGNRGGNRGNGGNRQQQAPRQRETATAAPANNAMAALFANAKQLKKK, from the coding sequence ATGGACAGCATCAACAGCCGTATCGCCGAGGAACTGGGCGTACGCCCCCAGCAGGTCGAGGCGGCCGTGGGCCTGTTGGACGAAGGCTCGACCGTGCCTTTCATCGCCCGTTACCGCAAGGAAGTGACCGGTAGCCTCGACGACACCCAGCTGCGCCACCTGGAAGAGCGCCTGCGCTACCTGCGCGAACTCGACGAGCGCCGCGCCAGCATCCTGTCCAGCATCGAGGAACAGGGCAAGCTGACTCCGGAGCTGGCCCGCGAGATCAAGCTGGCCGACACCAAGACCCGCCTCGAAGACCTCTACCTGCCGTACAAGCAGAAGCGCCGCACCAAGGGCCAGATCGCCCTGGAAGCCGGCCTCGGCGAGCTGGCCGACGGCCTGTTCAACGACCCGAACCTGGCCCCGGAAAGCGAAGCCGCGCGCTTCGTCGACGCGGAAAAAGGCGTGGCCGACGTCAAGGCCGCGCTGGAAGGCGCCAAGTACATCCTCATGGAGCGCTTCGCCGAGGACGCCGCCCTGCTCGACAAGCTGCGCAACTTCCTCAAGCAGGAAGCGGTGCTAAGCGCCCGCGTGGTGGCCGGCAAGGAAGAAGAAGGCGCCAAGTTCCGCGACTACTTCGCCCATGACGAACTGCTGCGCACCGCCCCGTCGCACCGTGCCCTGGCGATCTTCCGCGGGCGCAACGAAGGCGTGCTGAGCGCCTCGCTCAAGGTCGGCGAAGAGCTGCCGGGCACCCTGCACCCGTGCGAACTGATGATCGGCAACCACGTCGGCATCGAAAACCGCAGCCGCCCAGCCGACAAATGGTTGGGCGAGGTGGTGCGCTGGACCTGGAAGGTCAAGCTCTACACCCACCTGGAAACCGACCTGTTCGGCGAGCTGCGCGACAATGCCGAAGGCGAGGCGATCAACGTCTTCGCCCACAACCTGCACGACCTGTTGCTGGCCGCCCCGGCCGGCCCGCGCGCCACCCTGGGATTCGACCCGGGCCTGCGCACCGGCTGCAAGATCGCCGTGGTCGATGCCACCGGCAAGCTGCTTGATTACACCACGGTCTACCCGCACGCGCCGAAGAATGACTGGGACCGCACCATTTCCATCATGGCCGCCCTGTGCGCCAAGCACTCGGTGGAGCTGATCGCCATCGGCAACGGCACCGCCAGCCGCGAGAGCGACAAGCTGGTGGCCGAGCTGGTCAAGAAATACCCGGCACTGAAGATCACCAAGATCATGGTCTCCGAGGCAGGTGCTTCGGTGTACTCGGCATCTGAACTGGCCGCTCGCGAATTCCCGGACCTGGACGTATCGATCCGTGGTGCCGTTTCGATTGCCCGCCGCCTGCAGGACCCGCTGGCCGAACTGGTGAAGATCGACCCGAAATCCATCGGGGTCGGCCAGTATCAGCACGACGTTTCGCAAATCAAGCTGGCCCGTGGCCTGGACGCCGTGGTCGAGGACTGCGTGAACGCCGTAGGCGTCGACGTGAACACCGCTTCGGTGGCGCTACTGACCCGTATTTCGGGCCTGAACGCGACCCTGGCGCAGAACATCGTCGCCCACCGCGACGCCAACGGCCCATTCGCTACCCGTGCGGCGCTGAAAAAGGTCAGCCGCCTGGGCGAGAAGACCTTCGAACAGGCTGCTGGCTTCCTGCGCGTGATGAACGGCGACAACCCGCTCGACGCCTCCGCCGTGCACCCCGAGGCCTACCCGCTGGTGCAGCGCATCGCCGCCGGCACCGACCGCGACATCCGCTCGCTGATCGGCGACAGCGGTTTCCTCAAGCGCCTGGACCCGAAAAAATTCACCGACGAGACCTTCGGCCTGCCGACCGTCACCGACATCCTCCAGGAACTGGACAAACCCGGCCGTGACCCACGCCCCGAGTTCAAGACCGCCACCTTCCAGGACGGCGTCGAGGACCTCAAGGACCTGGAGCCGGGCATGATCCTCGAAGGCGTGGTGACCAACGTCACCAACTTTGGTGCCTTCGTCGACATCGGCGTGCACCAGGACGGCCTGGTGCACATCTCGGCGCTGTCGGAGAAGTTCGTCAAGGACCCGCGTGAAGCGGTCAAGGCCGGCGACGTGGTCAAGGTCAAGGTCATGGAAGTGGACATCCCGCGCAAGCGGGTCGGCCTGTCCATGCGCATGAGCGACACCCCGGGCGAGAAAGTTGAAGGCAACCGTGGCGGCAACCGTGGCAATGGCGGCAACCGCCAGCAGCAGGCGCCGCGCCAGCGTGAAACCGCCACTGCAGCTCCGGCCAACAACGCCATGGCCGCCCTGTTCGCCAACGCCAAGCAGCTGAAGAAGAAGTAA
- the ompR gene encoding osmolarity response regulator transcription factor OmpR, whose amino-acid sequence MTGTANTAEGDKILIVDDDPGLSSLLERFFTSKGYRARAVPNTEQMDRLLAREVFNLVVLDLMLPGEDGLSACKRLRQSNNQIPIIMLTAKGDELSRIKGLELGADDYLGKPFNPDELMARVKAVLRRQAPSVPGAPGSEDESVTFGDYELSLATRELKRGEEVHMLTTGEFAVLKALVMHAREPLTRDKLMNLARGREWDALERSIDVQISRLRRMIEPDPSKPRYIQTVWGVGYVFVPDGNAGK is encoded by the coding sequence ATGACCGGCACCGCAAACACCGCTGAAGGTGACAAGATTCTCATCGTCGACGACGATCCGGGGCTCAGCAGCCTGCTGGAACGTTTCTTCACCAGCAAGGGCTACCGCGCCCGCGCGGTGCCCAACACCGAACAGATGGACCGCCTGCTGGCGCGCGAAGTGTTCAACCTGGTGGTGCTCGACCTGATGCTGCCAGGCGAAGACGGCCTGTCCGCCTGCAAGCGCTTGCGCCAGTCGAACAACCAGATCCCGATCATCATGCTCACCGCCAAGGGTGACGAGCTTAGCCGCATCAAGGGCCTGGAACTGGGCGCTGACGACTACCTGGGCAAGCCGTTCAACCCGGACGAGCTGATGGCACGGGTCAAGGCCGTGCTGCGCCGCCAGGCACCGAGCGTGCCGGGCGCCCCGGGCAGCGAGGATGAGTCGGTCACGTTCGGCGACTACGAGCTGTCGCTGGCCACCCGTGAACTCAAGCGTGGCGAAGAAGTGCACATGCTCACCACCGGTGAGTTTGCCGTGCTCAAGGCGCTGGTGATGCACGCCCGCGAGCCGCTGACCCGCGACAAGCTGATGAACCTGGCCCGTGGCCGCGAGTGGGACGCCCTGGAGCGCTCCATCGACGTGCAGATCTCGCGCCTGCGCCGCATGATCGAACCGGACCCGTCCAAGCCACGCTACATCCAGACGGTCTGGGGCGTAGGCTACGTGTTCGTACCAGACGGAAACGCTGGCAAATGA
- a CDS encoding ATP-binding protein — translation MKTPLWFPQSFFARTLWLVLIVVLFSKALTLVYLLMNEDVLVDRQYSHGVALTLRAYWAADEENRDKIAEAAGLIRVTGSGVPEGEQHWPYSEIYQRQMQAELGEDTEVRLRIHAPPALWVNAPSLGPGWLKVPLYPHPLRGQKIWNVLGWFLAIGLLSTASAWIFVRQLNQPLKRLVFAARQVGQGRSVRLPISDTPSEMTEVYRAFNQMAEDVEQAGRERELMLAGVSHDLRTPLTRLRLSLSLLNSDNELSDDMVRDIEDMDAILDQFLAFIRDGRDEPVEEVDLADLVREVVAPYNQPKERVRLCLEPIPPFPLRRVSLKRMLGNLIGNALHHAGKGVEVAAYVSGDESAPYVVLSVLDRGTGIDESELETIFNPFIRGDRARGGKGTGLGLAIVKRIAAQHGGNVELRNRSGGGIEARVRLPLGLLLPRNAV, via the coding sequence ATGAAAACGCCGCTCTGGTTCCCGCAAAGCTTCTTTGCCCGCACCCTGTGGCTGGTGCTGATCGTTGTCCTGTTCTCCAAGGCATTGACGCTGGTCTACCTGCTGATGAACGAGGACGTGCTGGTCGATCGGCAGTACAGCCACGGTGTGGCACTGACCCTGCGCGCCTATTGGGCGGCGGATGAAGAAAACCGTGACAAGATCGCCGAAGCCGCCGGGCTGATCCGGGTCACCGGTTCCGGCGTGCCGGAGGGTGAGCAGCACTGGCCTTACAGCGAGATCTACCAGCGGCAGATGCAGGCCGAGCTGGGTGAAGACACTGAGGTGCGCCTGCGCATCCATGCGCCACCAGCGCTGTGGGTGAACGCACCGAGCCTGGGCCCGGGCTGGCTCAAGGTGCCGCTATACCCGCACCCGCTGCGTGGGCAGAAGATCTGGAACGTGCTGGGCTGGTTCCTGGCCATCGGCCTGTTGTCCACCGCCTCGGCGTGGATCTTCGTGCGCCAGCTCAACCAGCCGTTGAAGCGCTTGGTATTCGCTGCCCGTCAGGTAGGCCAGGGGCGCAGCGTGCGCTTGCCGATCAGCGACACGCCTAGCGAAATGACCGAGGTTTACCGGGCCTTCAACCAGATGGCTGAAGATGTCGAGCAGGCCGGTCGTGAACGGGAGTTGATGCTGGCGGGGGTTTCCCATGACCTGCGTACGCCGCTTACGCGGCTGCGGCTGTCGCTGTCGCTGCTGAACAGCGACAACGAGCTGAGTGATGACATGGTCCGCGACATCGAGGACATGGACGCGATTCTAGACCAGTTCCTCGCGTTCATCCGCGATGGGCGGGACGAGCCGGTCGAGGAGGTCGACCTGGCCGACCTGGTGCGTGAAGTGGTGGCACCCTATAACCAACCGAAAGAACGCGTGCGTCTTTGCCTGGAGCCGATTCCGCCGTTCCCGCTGCGCAGGGTTTCGCTCAAGCGCATGCTTGGCAACCTGATCGGCAATGCCCTGCATCATGCTGGCAAGGGCGTCGAGGTGGCGGCCTATGTGTCTGGAGACGAGAGCGCGCCGTATGTGGTGCTCAGCGTGTTGGACCGGGGTACCGGGATCGACGAATCGGAGCTGGAAACCATCTTCAACCCGTTCATTCGCGGGGACCGCGCCCGTGGGGGCAAGGGAACCGGGTTGGGCTTGGCGATCGTCAAGCGGATTGCGGCGCAACATGGTGGGAATGTCGAGTTGCGCAACCGCTCCGGTGGCGGTATCGAGGCGCGAGTGCGCTTGCCGTTGGGATTGCTGCTGCCGCGTAATGCGGTATGA
- the rimK gene encoding 30S ribosomal protein S6--L-glutamate ligase — MKIAVLSRNPRLYSTRRLVEAGTQRGHEMVVIDTLRAYMNIASHKPQIHYRGKPLEGFDAVIPRIGASVTFYGCAVLRQFEMMGVYPLNESVAIARSRDKLRSLQLLSRRGIGLPITGFAHSPDDIPDLIQMVNGAPLVIKVLEGTQGIGVVLCETTKAAESVIEAFMGLKQNIMVQEYIKEAGGADIRCFVVGDKVIASMKRQAKPGEFRSNLHRGGVASLIKITPEERMTAIRAAKVMGLSVAGVDILRSNHGPLVMEVNSSPGLEGIETTTGKNVAAMIIEHLEKNGGPNQTRTKGKG; from the coding sequence ATGAAGATCGCTGTGCTGTCGCGCAATCCGCGTCTGTATTCCACCCGCCGTCTGGTCGAAGCCGGTACCCAGCGGGGCCATGAAATGGTGGTGATCGACACCCTGCGGGCCTACATGAACATCGCCAGCCACAAGCCGCAGATCCACTACCGCGGCAAGCCGCTGGAGGGCTTCGATGCGGTGATCCCGCGTATCGGCGCTTCAGTGACCTTCTACGGCTGCGCGGTGCTGCGCCAGTTCGAAATGATGGGCGTGTACCCGCTGAACGAATCAGTGGCCATCGCCCGTTCGCGTGACAAGCTGCGCTCGCTGCAATTGCTGTCGCGTCGTGGCATTGGCCTGCCTATTACCGGTTTCGCCCACTCGCCGGATGACATCCCCGACCTGATCCAGATGGTCAATGGCGCGCCACTGGTGATCAAGGTGCTGGAAGGCACCCAAGGCATCGGTGTGGTGCTGTGCGAAACCACCAAGGCCGCCGAGTCGGTGATCGAGGCATTCATGGGGCTGAAGCAGAACATCATGGTCCAGGAATACATCAAGGAGGCCGGTGGTGCGGATATCCGCTGCTTCGTGGTAGGCGACAAGGTCATCGCCTCTATGAAACGCCAGGCCAAACCAGGGGAGTTCCGCTCCAACCTGCACCGCGGCGGAGTGGCCAGCCTGATCAAGATCACCCCCGAAGAGCGCATGACGGCCATTCGTGCCGCCAAGGTGATGGGGCTGAGCGTGGCGGGGGTGGATATCCTGCGCTCCAACCATGGGCCGTTGGTGATGGAAGTGAACTCGTCGCCTGGGCTGGAAGGGATCGAAACGACCACCGGCAAGAACGTGGCCGCGATGATCATCGAGCACCTGGAAAAGAATGGCGGGCCGAATCAGACCCGCACCAAAGGCAAAGGGTGA
- a CDS encoding ATP-dependent zinc protease family protein, protein MAGLRAKIDTGASTSSLHATEVEPFERNGQPWVRFTAHLGSVVQLRHRRCEAPLVTMKTIKSSNGQAQTRYVIRTTLALGDAVWEVEFTLACRKNMRYRLLLGSKALIHGQLVVNPGLKYVQDKPAYPATLSPVTGAA, encoded by the coding sequence GTGGCGGGCCTGCGCGCCAAGATCGACACCGGTGCCAGCACCTCAAGCCTGCATGCCACCGAGGTCGAGCCGTTCGAGCGTAACGGCCAACCTTGGGTGCGCTTCACCGCCCACCTCGGCTCGGTCGTGCAACTGCGCCACCGCCGCTGTGAAGCGCCGCTGGTGACCATGAAGACCATCAAGAGCTCCAACGGCCAGGCGCAGACCCGGTACGTGATCCGCACCACACTGGCCCTGGGCGATGCGGTCTGGGAAGTCGAGTTTACCCTGGCCTGCCGCAAGAACATGCGCTATCGCCTGCTGCTGGGTTCGAAGGCGCTCATACACGGCCAACTGGTGGTCAACCCCGGCCTGAAATACGTACAAGACAAACCGGCCTATCCGGCCACCCTCTCCCCTGTCACAGGTGCTGCATGA
- a CDS encoding RNA-binding S4 domain-containing protein yields the protein MAQKAEEDDKVRLDKWLWAARFYKTRALAKAAIESGKVHCRGERCKPGKEPRVGDEFVLRTGFDERTVVVKALSVVRRGAPEAQTLYEETEDSVRRREQAAEMRKAGAMGVTTDGRPNKKQRRQIHQLHGSFE from the coding sequence ATGGCACAAAAAGCCGAGGAAGACGACAAGGTCCGCCTGGACAAATGGCTGTGGGCGGCGCGCTTCTACAAGACCCGTGCGCTGGCCAAGGCTGCCATCGAGAGCGGCAAGGTGCATTGCCGGGGCGAGCGCTGCAAGCCGGGCAAGGAACCTCGGGTAGGTGATGAATTCGTGCTTCGCACCGGGTTCGACGAACGCACAGTCGTGGTCAAGGCGCTTTCGGTGGTGCGGCGTGGAGCGCCGGAGGCGCAGACGCTGTATGAAGAGACTGAGGACAGTGTGCGCCGGCGCGAGCAGGCGGCCGAGATGCGCAAGGCCGGGGCGATGGGGGTTACCACCGATGGCCGGCCGAACAAGAAGCAGCGGCGGCAGATTCACCAGCTGCATGGCAGCTTTGAATAG
- a CDS encoding phosphatase PAP2 family protein, whose protein sequence is MDNRPLFQARWSLGPLAACTLLPIALLCFWLWPIGQILCLTFDEWLFHSLNTPLADNTTWRYIWTVGSLRPFDIVVGLTLLALLIRGNWVFKASQVREAFFGFLVTLLLLVVIRALFSKWVDAMGWQHDSPSMVFDNVVHLSSYYPNLEKAWELKDRSSNSFPGDHASVLLIWALFMSLFSRRLVQHLVVWGLAFLFMMPRLVAGAHWGQDDYIGGLLMAVLALGWSCHTPLAAKGSALLLRWTAPLFTIAAKLPLVGRLAVMR, encoded by the coding sequence ATGGACAATCGACCACTGTTCCAAGCAAGGTGGTCCTTGGGGCCATTGGCAGCCTGTACGCTGCTTCCCATCGCTCTACTGTGTTTCTGGTTATGGCCTATTGGCCAGATCCTGTGCCTGACTTTCGACGAGTGGCTATTCCATAGCCTCAACACGCCACTGGCCGACAATACGACCTGGCGCTACATCTGGACCGTCGGCAGCCTGCGCCCCTTCGACATCGTCGTCGGCCTGACCCTTCTGGCCTTGCTGATCCGTGGCAATTGGGTGTTCAAGGCCAGCCAGGTTCGCGAAGCCTTCTTTGGCTTTCTGGTCACGCTGCTCCTATTAGTGGTGATTCGCGCGCTGTTTTCCAAGTGGGTGGATGCAATGGGTTGGCAACATGACAGCCCATCGATGGTGTTCGACAACGTGGTGCATCTCAGCAGCTACTACCCGAACCTGGAAAAAGCCTGGGAGCTGAAGGACCGTTCCAGCAACAGTTTCCCGGGCGATCACGCCTCGGTGCTACTGATCTGGGCCTTGTTCATGAGCCTGTTCAGCCGCCGCCTGGTGCAGCACCTGGTGGTCTGGGGCCTGGCGTTCCTGTTCATGATGCCGCGGCTGGTGGCCGGAGCGCACTGGGGGCAGGACGATTACATCGGCGGCCTGCTGATGGCGGTACTGGCGTTGGGCTGGAGTTGCCATACGCCGTTGGCGGCCAAGGGCAGTGCCTTGCTGCTGCGCTGGACGGCACCTCTGTTCACCATCGCGGCCAAGCTACCGTTGGTCGGGCGACTGGCGGTGATGCGCTAG
- the hslO gene encoding Hsp33 family molecular chaperone HslO, with amino-acid sequence MSDLPDTDFTQRFIFDERDVRGEWVSLDDSYAAVLARHEYPQPVQALLGELMAATALLVGALKFDGLLILQARSEGPIPLLMVECSGERDIRGMARYEAEQIPADATLEQLMPGGHLTLTIDPVKGQRYQGTVDLDGANLSECFTNYFVQSQQLNTRFWLNAEGGKARGLLLQQLPRDRQPDDEEREDSWQHVIALAKTLKPEEWSEDNETLLHRLYHEDAVRLFDIQPLRFKCSCSRERSGNALVSLGEHDAKALVEECGGTVEIDCQFCNQRYFFDASDVAQLFAGGGTEAASETRH; translated from the coding sequence ATGAGCGATTTGCCTGATACCGATTTCACCCAACGTTTCATCTTCGACGAGCGCGATGTGCGCGGCGAGTGGGTGTCTCTCGATGACAGCTACGCCGCGGTGCTGGCGCGTCATGAGTACCCGCAGCCGGTGCAGGCATTGCTTGGCGAACTGATGGCCGCAACCGCCTTGCTGGTGGGCGCGCTGAAGTTCGACGGCCTGCTGATCCTGCAGGCGCGCTCCGAAGGGCCGATCCCGCTGTTGATGGTCGAATGCTCGGGCGAGCGCGACATCCGCGGCATGGCCCGCTATGAAGCGGAGCAGATCCCGGCCGATGCCACCCTGGAGCAGTTGATGCCCGGCGGCCACCTGACCTTGACCATCGATCCGGTGAAGGGCCAGCGCTACCAGGGCACCGTCGACCTGGACGGCGCCAACCTGTCGGAGTGCTTCACCAACTACTTCGTTCAGTCGCAGCAGCTCAATACCCGCTTCTGGCTCAACGCCGAAGGTGGCAAGGCCCGTGGCCTGCTGCTGCAGCAGCTGCCGCGTGATCGCCAGCCGGACGATGAAGAACGCGAAGACAGCTGGCAGCACGTGATTGCCCTGGCCAAGACGCTCAAGCCCGAAGAGTGGTCGGAAGACAACGAAACCCTGCTGCACCGCCTGTACCACGAAGACGCGGTACGCCTGTTCGACATCCAGCCACTGCGCTTCAAATGCAGCTGCTCGCGCGAACGTTCCGGCAATGCGCTGGTCAGTTTGGGCGAGCACGATGCCAAGGCGCTGGTCGAGGAGTGCGGTGGCACGGTGGAGATCGATTGCCAGTTCTGTAACCAGCGCTATTTCTTCGATGCCAGCGATGTTGCGCAACTGTTTGCCGGTGGCGGCACGGAAGCGGCGTCAGAAACTCGCCACTGA